The Flavobacteriales bacterium genome segment AACACCTCGGTCAGCATTTTCTAAAGGACCAGAACATCGCGGCCAAGATTGCCGATGCGCTAACGGGTTTCGGTGGCTATAAAAGCGTGTTGGAGGTCGGTCCGGGAACAGGTGTTCTCACGCAATTCCTTTTGGAAAAAGACCTTGATGTGCATGCGGTGGAAATGGACACCGAATCGGTGGTTTATCTCCATCAGCACTACCCGAAACTGATACCAAATCTAATAGAGGGCGACTTTCTTGCGCTTGACCTGAAATCGATCACGCAGGAACCGTTGTGTATCATCGGCAACTTTCCGTATAACATCTCATCGCAGATTTTCTTCAAGGTTTTAGACAATCGAAACCACGTTCCTGAAGTTGTGGGAATGATCCAGAAGGAAGTAGCAGACCGAATTGTGGCACCGCCCGGTTCTAAAACCTACGGAATTCTAAGCGTACTCATCCAAGCATATTACGATGTGGAATATCTTTTCACCGTTCCACCGGGCGTGTTTTTGCCTCCGCCAAAAGTCAATTCGGCTGTTATCCGCCTCAAGCGGAACGCTACCGAAAAATTGGATTGCGATGAGGCGAAATTCAAGATGGTGGTGAAGACCGCGTTCAATCAAAGGCGCAAGACCTTGAGGAATGCGTTCAGATCCCTTACTTTTGCGGCCGCTCCAGATGAGCATCTTCTGACATTGCGGGCCGAGCGCCTTTCTGTTGAAGATTTTGTTCAGATCACGAAGTGTTTGGCCGACTGATCGCGCGAGCTAAGTTGAACGAATACCTACGCCTTTGAGCAATGCAGTTCCAGCTGACGAACGAATTCCTCGAGATACTCAAAGAGGACATTGCAAGGTTTGACAGAGACACCGTTTCTGCCAAAGTAGGAGAACTATACCCAGCCGACATAGCCGAAATTCTTGACGAGGTCAACCTCCAAGAAGCGCAGTTCATTTTCAAATTGCTGGAAGATGAGCTCGGGTCGGAAGTGCTCATGGAATTGGATGAGGACGTTCGGGAGCGGTTTCTTGCATCTCTTTCCGATTACGAGATCGCTGAGTATGTCGATCAACTTGACACCGATGATGCGGCCGACCTTATCGCGGAGCTTCCTGAAGATCGACAGGAAGAAGTTCTCTCACACGTTGATGATTCGGAGCAGGCCAGCGACATTGCCGATCTCCTCGCGTATGATGAGGACTCGGCCGGTGGTATCATGGCCAAGGAGCTTATCAAGGTAAACATCAATTGGCCCGTGGTGCAATGCGTGCGCGAAATGCGCAAACAGGCCGAAGATGTGGATCAGGTCTTCACCGTTTACGTGGTGGATGACAATGGTATGTTGATGGGAATTGTTTCGCTCAAGAAGATGCTTCTGAGTTCTACTCGCGCACTCATCAAAGACATTTACAAAGACAGCATCCTCTCGGTAGATGCGAACATGAAGGCCGAAGATGTGGCCAAATTCATGGAGAAATATGACCTTGTTGTTGTTCCTGTCGTGGATGAACAAAAAAGACTTTTAGGCCGTATTACCGTGGATGACGTAATGGATGTGGTGCGTGAAGAAACCTCGAAGGATTACCAGATGCTTTCGGGTATTTCGGAGAACATCGAAACCACCGATAACGTGTGGGTCATCAGTCGCGCGCGTTTGCCTTGGCTGCTTGTGGCCATGTTCGGTGGAATCATCGGCTCGATGGTCATTTCCAATTATGAGGATGAATTGCAGGTCAATCCGCAGATGGCATTTTTCATTCCGCTGGTTGTCGCCATGGGCGGAAACGTGGGCATTCAGTCCTCTGCATTGATCGTGCAAGGTTTGGCCAACAACACGTTGAGCAAGGACAGTATGATCAAGCGGATTCTGAAAGAGCTGATGGTCGGTCTGCTGAATGGTGTGGCCTGTGCCGCTGTTTTGCTCGTTTACAGCATGGTTTTCCATTATCCGTTGGCGCTGAGCTTGACCATTGGTGCGTCACTTTTGACCGTTATTCTGTTTGCTGCGGCATTCGGTACGTTCATACCGCTCACGTTGCACAGAATGAAAATTGACCCCGCTTTGGCCACAGGGCCGTTCATTACCACTACCAACGACATTATCGGGCTGTTCTTCTATTTCCTGATTGCCCGTGTGATGTATGGAATGACCTTTCTTTGATGCGCGGTAAGTTCTAATTTCGGCCTCTGATGCGCGTCCTCTTTCTCGATACGGTTCACGAACATTTGGCCTCTCACCTCACGCGCATGGATTATGAATGCGAGGATGGCTCTAAGCTGACACGGCAGGAAGTGTTGGAACGCATTTCCAACTATGAAGGCGTTGTCATCCGCAGCCGCATCAAACTGGATAAAGAACTTTTGGATGCTGCCAAAAACCTCCGTTTCATTGCGCGCTCGGGCGCAGGAATGGAGAACATTGATGTGGAACATGCGAAGATGTTGGGCATTCAATGCTTCAACGCGCCTGAAGGCAATCGCGATGCGGTGGCAGAACACGCGATAGGCATGCTGCTTGCACTTTTCAATAAGATGAATACTGCCGATAGAGAAGTTCGTAAAGGTCTTTGGCTGCGCGAGGAGAACCGTGGAGTGGAGTTGCTTGGCAGAACGGTCGGAATCATCGGCTACGGAAACACAGGAATGGCGTTTGCCAAACGCTTGGCAGGTTTCGGTGTGCTGATGTACGCGCACGATAAATTCAAGAAGGGTTTTTCAGACGATCTGGTGATCGAGACCAACATGGAAAGCATCATTCAGGAGGCAGAAGTGGTTTCGCTTCACGTGCCGCTGACGGATGAAACGCACCACATGATCAACGATACATTCTTCGAGAAACTGAACTATCCCATTTATCTCATCAACACTTCGCGTGGTTCGGTGGTAGATACCGATGCGTTGGTCCGTGCCATTGAAAGCGGCAAAGTGCTCGGAGCCTGTTTGGATGTGTTGGAATACGAGAAATTCAATTTCGAACAGATTGAGAATGAGGAAATTCCAGCGTCTCTTCAATACCTCATCGACTCACCCAAAGTAATCCTTACACCGCACGTTGCAGGTTGGACGCAGGAAAGCAACGCCAAGTTGGCGCATGTGCTGGCAGATAAGATCCAGACTGCGTTTTCGCCTGTTCATTGATTACTTCACCACCAACTGCGCTGAAGTGGCGGTTCGATGATCGAGCAGCACATTCATTCCTTGGGTCGTTCGGGCAATGGTCTCGTCATCATAGTAGCGGATGGTAACGAGTTCCGCATCTTCGATCAGGTCAACCTCATATTCGTCTCTCAATCGCTCCTGTAATGCTTTCAGTTTTACTGGGTCGTTATTGGTGCTGAACGAGAAATTGACGGCTGAATTCTGTGCACAGTTCGCTTTCATTCGGATGTCACTGAGAACCGTGTAGATGTTTGTGAAATGCACCTCGGTCACGAAGGAATAGTCTTTCGGGGTGATGGAGACCAACACTTGGTTCGGTTTCACAATGAACGAAGGAATGATCTTCAGATTCTCCTTGTTCGAAACCACTGTTCCAGGCGCATCAGGGTCAACAAATGATCTCACATACAGTGGAATATTTGCGTTCTGTAGCGGTTTTATGGTTTTCGGGTGGATAACACTGGTTCCGAAATAGGCCAACTCCATCGCATCGAAAAAGGACATCTCTGGAATGAGAACCGTGTTGTCGTAGTATTTCGGGTCGGCATTCAACACACCGGGAACGTCCTTCCAAATGGTCACACTTTCCGCCTTCAGGCAATACGCCAGAATGGCCGCGGTGAAGTCAGAACCCTCGCGACCCAACGTAGTGGTGAAGTTCTCGCTTGTTCCGCCAATAAAACCTTGCGTGATGACGACCGAAGCATCTTTCATGGCTTCACCGATTCGCGCATTGGTCATCTGCTCCGTGCTTTCCCACTCGATCTTGGCATCCTGATAGTTGTTGTCGGTACGGATAAGATCGCGCGCATCAACCCACGAATTGGCCAGCCCCATGTGTTTCAGGTAAGCCGAAATGATCTTGGTCGAGAGCATTTCGCCAATCGAAACGATCTGGTCGTACTGAAAATGACGGTCCAAACCTTCGGGGTCGTCCAACGCCCATTCCACCTCAACCAATGTGTTGTCGATGTCGCTCAGAACGGGTCCGACCGCATCACCAAAAAGTTCACGCGCAATATCGCCATGGCAGGTTCTCAGGTCTTCCAAAAGTGGCTCGGTCGGTTGCTTGTCGTAATATGCGTTTACAAGCGCCTCCAATTTGTTGGTGGTTTTGCCCATGGCAGAAATCACCACCACCAACGGTTGGTCGTTGAAACGGGAAATGATCTGATGCACGTTGCGTACACTCGGAGCATCCTTCACCGAAGCTCCACCGAATTTGAAAACCTTCATACTTATTTGAATTTCCGGATCTGTTCGCGGGTCAGTTTCCCGTTCAGCCATTCGCCATCAAGCGTGGCGTTGTATTTCCTGTAAAAGTTGATGGCGGGTTCATTCCAATCCAAAACCTGCCATTCCATCCGTGCAGAGTTCCGCTCCTTTGCTACTCCGACCACCGCTTCAAAAAGCTCATGACCAATTCCTTTTCCGCGCTGATTTTCGGTGACGATGATGTCTTCCAAGAAGACGCAACGACCCGTCCACGTGGAGTATTTCTCGTAGAAAAGAGCAATGCCCACGATTCCATTTTCTGCTTCCGCTACAAACAATCCGTAGATCGCATTCTCCCCAAAGCCATCATTTTCCAACTCATCCAATGTGAGCGTCACCTGTTCTGGTGCTTTCTCGTACAAGGCCAGTTCCTTGATGAGTTTGAAAACGGCCGGAACGTCTTCTTTCCGCCCTTTCCGAATGGTAATGGATTCCGCAGAGATCATTCGGCAAAAGTAGGGATTGATGCTTTGTAGAAGATGGCTCGCGAGGCGGATGGCGTTTTAAAAAGAAACCTATCTTTAACCGTCCAAAAAAGCGACCTCAAAACGTTCTTTTTCGACCCAACCAATAGACTCAATTATGATGAATTTCAAGAGACTGAGAATGTTGATGATGGCTGTTTCCGTCTTCAGTCTGAACCAACTTTTTGCACAGACCGATAACGTGGGTATAGGTACGACAACCCCGCATCCTGCTGCAATTTTGGATGTCAATAACGAGAATGGTCAGTTGTCCGGTAATCCGTCCAAGGGAATCCGACTTCCATTTGCCAATACTGTTCTGAGGAATCAGATGTACTCGGATTACAATGGAAACCTGCCCAATGGTCTCTTGGTTTTTGATACGGATCTTGGAAAGTTCATGTACTATAAATGGGACACGCCAGTTCAATCACCACCCGTGTCAGGTCAGTGGGTTGAACTTACCATTGGAACGCAGAACAGTAACAGTAATGTACCTACCGGAGGCATTATCATGTGGTCGGGTACTATAGCTTCCATTCCTTCCGGATGGGCACTTTGCAACGGAGCCAACGGAACGCCAGACCTTACAGACAAGTTTATCATTTCGGTGGCAAGTTCAGCTGAGAATCCAGGAACGGCAGCTGTACCAGGTTTCTACGTCAATGTGGATGCGGGTACAACCGTAGCTCCAGACAGACGCTTCTTCAAGTTGGCTTATATCATGAAGCTCTAACCGAGATAAAATAAAGATTCATAAGGCCTGCTTCATGCAGGTCTTTCATTTTCAGATAATTCGAGAGAATAAAATGTATAAGGGAAAGTCGCTTGGTGAGTTCATTGTAGAGAAACAGGATGATTTCAAATATGCCAAAGGCGAACTGTCGCGATTGCTGAGTGCCATCGGTCTGGCCGCGCGCGTGGTAAACCGCGAAGTGAACAAAGCAGGATTGATGGAGGAGATCCTCGGTGATGCGGGTGCTGAGAATGTGCAAGGCGAAGCGCAGAAGAAATTGGACGTTTATGCCAATGACGAGTTCATCCGGGCGTTGAAGGACCGTGGTGAAGTTTGCGGATTGGCATCGGAGGAGAACGAAGGCGTCATCGAGTTCAATTCAGGGTATTCGGTAGATGGGCAATATGTTGTGGCCATCGATCCGCTGGACGGTTCTTCGAACATTGATGTGAACGTTTCCATCGGAACCATTTTCTCGATTTATCGAAGAAAGTCAGAATCGGGTCCGGCCACATTTGAAGATTTCATGCAGAAAGGGACCGAGCAAGTGGCTGCCGGTTATGTGATCTACGGATCCAGCACCATGATGGTGTACACCACAGGCAATGGCGTGAACGGCTTCACACTCGATCCATCCATCGGGGCGTTCTTCCTGTCGCACCCGAACATGAAGATTCCGAAAGACGGAAAGATCTACAGCATTAACGAAGGGAACTATGTTCATTTCCCTGAAGGAGTGAAGAGATACATCAAGTACTGCCAAGTGGAAGATCCCGCAACAAACAGACCGTACACTTCTCGTTACATCGGTTCGTTGGTGGCAGATTTCCATAGAAACCTCATCAAAGGTGGCGTGTACATCTATCCTACAACCACGTCATCGCCAAACGGCAAATTGCGTCTGTTGTACGAGGCAAACCCGATGGCATTTCTGATCGAACAAGCAGGCGGAATTGCCACAAACGGACACAAGCGCATTCTCGATATTCAACCGACCTCATTGCATCAACGAACACCACTTTTTGTGGGTTCGGAAAACATGGTGAAAAAGGCGATGGAGTTCATGGCCGAGCATTCACCAGAATAGCGGAAACCCAAGCGTAAATGACCAAGGAAGAGCTTGTCGGGCTATTCGACTCGTCAAGCAAAATAGCAGAACTGACAGCGGCCGTGAAAAGCGATGCCGCCAAAGTTCGCATGCGCGGAACTGCGGGTTCGGGCCACGCTTTTGTAGCTGCAGAGGTCATCAAAAAGACCTCCGATCATCACATTTTTGTGCTGACGGATAGGGAAGAGGCCGCCTATTTCCTAAGCGACCTTGAACAGCTCGTTGGTAAAAAGAAGGTGCTTTTTTATCCGATGTCGTACAGACGTGCGTACGAGTTGGAAGAGACAGACAATAGCAATGTCATCCAACGCGGTGAAGTGCTGAATGCGCTCCAGGCGAGTACTTCGCAACAGGTCATTGTCACCTATTCTAAGGCGTTGGCAGAGAAGGTCATTTCAAAGAAAGTGCTGCGTAAGAGCACATTCTCGGTTGGCGTTGGCGAAGACCTCGACCTCGATTTCTTCAACGAAATGCTGCACGAATACCACTTCGAGCGTGTTGATCAGGTATACGAACCAGGTCAGTTCGCTATTCGTGGAGGCATTGTGGACGTGTTCTCGTTTGCGCAGGAATTGCCGTACAGAATCGAACTTTTTGGTGATGAGGTGGATAGCATTCGCGCGTTCGATCCAGCCGAACAGCTGTCGGTAAAATCACTTCGAAAAGCAACCATTGTTCCCAACGTTCAGGACGAAGTGCTGCTTTCTGAGCGCGTCTCCTTCTTCGAGTTTCTCTCTTCAAAAACCACCGTTTGGTCGGAAGATATTGAGGAGTTGAAGCTGAGTGTGGATGTGGAATTGAAGGAAGCAAAATCGGCCTATCTGCAACTGAACAGTACGGTTGGGCGCAGTAAACCGGAAGAGAAATACGTGAGTTCGGAAGAGATTCTGAGCACCTTGGACGCTTATCGTGTGGTGGAGTTCGGTCCGAGGAACTATTACCGTAATTCCACCGAAGTTGTGTTCGATATGGCGCCACAACCTGCGGTGAACAAGGATTTCAAGCTGCTGCAACAGATTCTTATCGACAACAAGAAGAATGGTTATAGGAATGTTCTTCTGGTGGATAATCCCGGACAGGTGGAGCGTTTGCATTCGATTTTCGAAGACCTTCCGTTGCCGTCTGGCGTGCGTGTGGAGAAACCGTTCTTCACGTCCATGCTCATTTCAGTCCATCAAGGGTTTGTCAACCACGAACTGAAATTGGCGTGCTTCACCGATCACCAGATATTTGAGCGTTACCATCGTTTCCGCTTGCGCGAAGGTTACAAACGCGGTAAACAGGCACTTACGCTGAAGGAGCTTTCAGGTCTGAATCCAGGCGATT includes the following:
- the rsmA gene encoding 16S rRNA (adenine(1518)-N(6)/adenine(1519)-N(6))-dimethyltransferase RsmA, translated to MVRAKKHLGQHFLKDQNIAAKIADALTGFGGYKSVLEVGPGTGVLTQFLLEKDLDVHAVEMDTESVVYLHQHYPKLIPNLIEGDFLALDLKSITQEPLCIIGNFPYNISSQIFFKVLDNRNHVPEVVGMIQKEVADRIVAPPGSKTYGILSVLIQAYYDVEYLFTVPPGVFLPPPKVNSAVIRLKRNATEKLDCDEAKFKMVVKTAFNQRRKTLRNAFRSLTFAAAPDEHLLTLRAERLSVEDFVQITKCLAD
- the mgtE gene encoding magnesium transporter — translated: MQFQLTNEFLEILKEDIARFDRDTVSAKVGELYPADIAEILDEVNLQEAQFIFKLLEDELGSEVLMELDEDVRERFLASLSDYEIAEYVDQLDTDDAADLIAELPEDRQEEVLSHVDDSEQASDIADLLAYDEDSAGGIMAKELIKVNINWPVVQCVREMRKQAEDVDQVFTVYVVDDNGMLMGIVSLKKMLLSSTRALIKDIYKDSILSVDANMKAEDVAKFMEKYDLVVVPVVDEQKRLLGRITVDDVMDVVREETSKDYQMLSGISENIETTDNVWVISRARLPWLLVAMFGGIIGSMVISNYEDELQVNPQMAFFIPLVVAMGGNVGIQSSALIVQGLANNTLSKDSMIKRILKELMVGLLNGVACAAVLLVYSMVFHYPLALSLTIGASLLTVILFAAAFGTFIPLTLHRMKIDPALATGPFITTTNDIIGLFFYFLIARVMYGMTFL
- a CDS encoding aspartate kinase codes for the protein MKVFKFGGASVKDAPSVRNVHQIISRFNDQPLVVVISAMGKTTNKLEALVNAYYDKQPTEPLLEDLRTCHGDIARELFGDAVGPVLSDIDNTLVEVEWALDDPEGLDRHFQYDQIVSIGEMLSTKIISAYLKHMGLANSWVDARDLIRTDNNYQDAKIEWESTEQMTNARIGEAMKDASVVITQGFIGGTSENFTTTLGREGSDFTAAILAYCLKAESVTIWKDVPGVLNADPKYYDNTVLIPEMSFFDAMELAYFGTSVIHPKTIKPLQNANIPLYVRSFVDPDAPGTVVSNKENLKIIPSFIVKPNQVLVSITPKDYSFVTEVHFTNIYTVLSDIRMKANCAQNSAVNFSFSTNNDPVKLKALQERLRDEYEVDLIEDAELVTIRYYDDETIARTTQGMNVLLDHRTATSAQLVVK
- a CDS encoding GNAT family N-acetyltransferase, coding for MISAESITIRKGRKEDVPAVFKLIKELALYEKAPEQVTLTLDELENDGFGENAIYGLFVAEAENGIVGIALFYEKYSTWTGRCVFLEDIIVTENQRGKGIGHELFEAVVGVAKERNSARMEWQVLDWNEPAINFYRKYNATLDGEWLNGKLTREQIRKFK
- a CDS encoding class 1 fructose-bisphosphatase, with product MYKGKSLGEFIVEKQDDFKYAKGELSRLLSAIGLAARVVNREVNKAGLMEEILGDAGAENVQGEAQKKLDVYANDEFIRALKDRGEVCGLASEENEGVIEFNSGYSVDGQYVVAIDPLDGSSNIDVNVSIGTIFSIYRRKSESGPATFEDFMQKGTEQVAAGYVIYGSSTMMVYTTGNGVNGFTLDPSIGAFFLSHPNMKIPKDGKIYSINEGNYVHFPEGVKRYIKYCQVEDPATNRPYTSRYIGSLVADFHRNLIKGGVYIYPTTTSSPNGKLRLLYEANPMAFLIEQAGGIATNGHKRILDIQPTSLHQRTPLFVGSENMVKKAMEFMAEHSPE